DNA from Planctomycetota bacterium:
AAGGTCTGGCATGCGCGCGACACGCAGCACTGGTGCCACGGCGATCTGCATCTGGGCAACGCCATGACGCTCGCCGCCCCGCCGCACGGGCCCGCCGTTCTGTTCGATCTGGCGCTGGTGCATACGGGGCACTGGGTTGAGGATGCGATCTATTTCGAGCATCTGTTCTGGTCGCATCCGCAGCGGCTCGGCGGGCGCGATGTCGTCAAGCTCATCGCCGAGCAGCGCCGCCATCATGGCCTGAAGCTGCAACCCAACTGGCCGCAGCTTGCCGCGATCCGCCGGGCGCTCGTCGCCGCCGCCGCGCCGCTCGAATGGAAGCATCGCCCCAACCCGGCGCACATGCATGCGTGTCTGCACGTGCTCGACCAATCGCTCGCCCATCTCTAATCCCCAGCCGGAGCATCGCCCATGCGGATCACCATCACCGATACGCCCCTTCACCTCGGACAGGCCGCCGCATCGAAAGCGATCGCCCATATCGAAACCGCCCTCGCCGCACGCGGCAAGGCCAACATCATCGTCGCCACCGGCGCCAGTCAGTTCGCCACGCTCGATCACCTCACCAAATCAATGTCGATCGACTGGTCGCGCGTGACGGGCTTTCATCTCGATGAATACCTGGGTTTGCCCATGTCGCATCCCGCTTCCTTCCGCGGGTATCTCAAGCACCGGTTCGTCGACCGCGTTCCCCTCGCCGCATTTCACTACATCAACGGCGACGCCTCCGATCCGCTCGCCGAGTGCGAACGCGCCGGCAAGTTGCTGAGGGCGCATCCGATTGATGTGGCGCTCGTCGGCATCGGCGAGAACGCGCACCTGGCTTTCAACGATCCGCCGGCGAATTTCGACACCGATGAGCCGTACATCATCGTCGATCTCGACGAGGCCTGCCGCAAACAGCAGCTTGGCGAGGGCTGGTTCCCGACGCTCGCCGACGTGCCCACGCGGGCGATTTCGATGTCGGTCACATGGATCATGAAAGCCGCCGCGATCGTCTGCTCCGTGCCCGACGAGCGCAAGGCCGAGGCCGTCCAGCGCAGCGTCGAAGGCCCCGTCTCCCCGCGCACCCCCGCGTCGATCCTTCAGCGCCATGCCAACCTCGACCTCTACCTCGACCGCGCCGCCGCGAGCCGGCTGACGAAGCGCCAATGACGCATGGCATGTTCAAAGATCGAACGAAGCGAGTTCCGCATAAACCGCCCCGCCCCGCTCCAGCACCGACTCCATCAGCACGACGCGCTCCACTTCGCAAATCACCGGCTCCGTCAACACCATTGACACGTCCGGCACATGACGCGGCGGCTTGCGGAATCGGCCCAGTGTCACATGCGGCCGATACGCCCGCCCTTCCCGACGAAAACCCACCGCCTCCATCGCATCCTCGATCTGGTCATACAACCTCATCACCGTCTCCGGCCGATCCATCTCCGCCGCCAATACGCGCGGCCGCCGCGCATCCGGCAGATACAACAGCCGTTCCGCCGCCAACTCAAACCGCCCCACTCCGCGTATCGCCTCCCGCACCGCCTCGATCACCCCCGGCAGATCAGGATCCTCCACATCGCCCAGAAACTTCACCGTGATGTGCAGGTTCTCCAACCCCGTCGGCCGCATCCCCTCGATGTCCAATCCGCGCAGCACATCCCCCATGTCCGCCCGCGTGATCGCATCCAGCGGCAGCGCGACGAAGCAGCGTTTGACGTGAAACTCCATACCTTCACTCCCCTCCCGTTGAGGGAGGGGCTGGGGGAGGGTGAATCGTATCAGTTAACTGCGGCTCCGAATCCGCGAAGTCCATCAACCGTCGAATCGCACGATGTCGGCGAATTCTTTGAGTCGATGATCGATGTCCGCCCGGCTGATTTCCATGAGCCGGTCGAGCGTGAACGATTCGATGTTGTAGCTGGCGACGATCGTGCCGTAGGCCAGCGCCCGTTTGATCGCCGGCAGGTCGACGCGGCCGGTGCTGGCGAGATAGCCCATCATCCCGCCCGCGAAGCTGTCGCCCGCACCGGTGGGGTCGATGACGTTCGCCGCCGGATACGCATGCAGCACCGCCACGCCGTCGGTGTGATTGAGCAGACACCCGTGCTCGCCCTTCTTGATCACCACGAACTTCGGCCCCATCTCGACGATCTTCTGCGATGCGACGACCATGTTGCTCTGACCCGTCAAAAGCTTCGCCTCCGAATCGTTGAGCACCAGCCCGTCGAGCTTCTTCATCAGCGCACCCAACTCGTCGCGCGCCGTGTTGATCCAAAGATCCATCGTGTCCGCCACGACCAGCTCGGCGTTCGGGAAATTCTCGAGTAGCGCCATCTGACCCAGCGGATGCGTGTTCGCCAGAAAGATGAACTTCGAATCGCGGAATCGGTCCGGCACCGGCGGGAGCGACTCGGCGAGCACATTCAATTCGACCGCCAGCGTGTCGCGATCGTTCATGTTCTCCTGATACTCGCCCGTCCAGCGGAACGTCCGGGCCCCGGCCCGCTTCTCAAGTCCCGCCGTGTCGATTTTGAAATGTTTGAACACGTTCATGTGCTCAGCCGGAAAATCCTCCCCGACTGCCGCCACGAGGCGCACGGGCGTGAAGAAAATCGCCGCCGCGGCGAAATAGACGCACGACCCGCCGAGCACATTCTCCGCGCGACCGGTGGGGGTGATGACCGTGTCGATCCCGATGCTTCCTGTGACGATCAGACTCATGATGGGTTGACTCTTAAGTTCGTTGACTCGTTAACTGGTTTTGCCCATCTGGCAGATGGTTTCGTATTGCGCCGCATCCAGCGGCATGACCGACAATCGCGACTGGCGGATCAATGCGATGTTCGCCAGCGACTTTTCCCCCTTGATCGCCGCGAGCGTGACGGGTTCAGCAAAGGGCATGACCGCCTTGACGTCGACCTGCACCGCCTTGCCCGCTTCGTCGCCCGGATCAGGGTATGCGGTCTTGGCGACCTCGACGATGCCGACGACCGCCTTGTCCGTCACCGAGTGATAGAACAGACAGCGGTCGCCCTTCTTCATCGCGCGAAGATTGATCGCCGCCTGCGCATTGCGTACGCCGCTCCAGTTCGTCGTCTTCTTCGGCGCCGCAACCTGATCGTCCCACGACCACGCGCCCGGCTCCGTCTTGATCAGCCAGTAGTTCATATTCCACCCGTTTAGCGAGCGGGCTTGCCCGCTGCCTCTCCCGAAAACTTCGCCAGACACGCATCAATACGATCCAGCGTCTTCTTTTGCCCAAGAATGTCCAGCGTCAAATCCATCGGCGGCGTCACCGCGCTGCCGCTAAGCGCCACGCGCAGCGGCTGCGCCACCTTGCCCATCCCGAGGACGCGCGTTTCGCAGAATGTCTTGATCAGCTCGTGCGCCGCCGCCCCATTGAACGGCGACAGCGCCGCCAACTCCTCACGAAACGCCTTGAGCAACGTCAGACCTTCGCCGTCGCCCTTGAGCAGATTCTTTTCGACCGCCTTCGGATCGAAATCGCTGATCGCCTCCGCCACGAAAAACGCCGCCATGTCGCACGCTTCGCTGAACACGCGCGTCCGCTCGTGATACGCCCCGGCGAGCTTCACGAACGCCGCCGCATCGAGCGCCGCCGCGAAGTCGGGCCGATAGGTTTCACACCATGCACGCCACGCCGCCGCGAACTCGTTGACGCTCATCGCGCGAATCGTATCGGCGTTGAAACTGATGAGTTTTTCCCGATCGAACCGCGCGTTCTTCTTACCCACGCGATCAAAATCGAAATGTTCACTCAGAAACACATTGTCAAACTTCTCAATATCATTGCCCGGATTCCACCCGAGCAGCGCCAGATAATTGCACAAAACCTGCGGCAGATAGCCGCTTTTCTGAAAGTCCGCCACATCGATTTCAGGCAGCGCGAGATTGAGTTCCTTCGCGATCGCCAAGGCGATTTCGATGTCGTCGGATTCCTTATTCATAAAAGCGTTCAAAGCGGAGGGGTCGAGACGGGGGGACTTAAGTCCCCCCGCCTGTGCCGCCGCGCGGGCGGCTTTCGCTTTGTCGCGTTTGGACATCTTGGAGCCGTCGGGGTTGAAGATGAGCGGGATGTGGGCGTATTTGGGGGAGGGGTAGCCAAGGGCCTGTTGCAGCGCGACGTGTTTGGGGGAGTTGGACAGGTGTTCCTGACCGCGGATGACGTGGGTCACGCCCATGTCGAAGTCGTCGACGACGACGGCGAAGTGGTATGTGGGGAAGCCGTCGCGTTTGCGGATGACGAAGTCTTCCGTCTGCCCGGCGGGGATGCGCACTTCGCCGAGCACTTCGTCGATGACGACGATGTCGTGATCGGGCATGCGAAACCGCACAGCCCCGTCATCTTCGTACGCCCGGCCGGCGTCGATCAATTTCGCAAGCGCGGCATTGTAAAGATCGAGGCGGCGCGACTGGCGGGGCTCGGCGCCCATGTTGTCCCAGTCGAGGCCGAGCCATGCCAGGTCATCGAGAATGGCGCGCTCGGCGGATTCGCTGGAGCGGACCTGATCGGTGTCTTCGATGCGGAGGAGGAATTTGCCGCCGAAGTGACGGGCGTAAGCCCAGTTGAAGAGCGCGGTGCGGGCGCCGCCGACGTGCAGATGTCCGGTCGGTGAGGGCGCGAAGCGTGTAACGACTTGTCCGGGGGTCGGTGAAGGCATGAGGGGCGATTGTAGCGGATGGATCAGCCCCCGTCCCGTTTCAGAAGCGCCATGGCGCCGCTTCCGGGGTCAGCCCTCGACGATTTCCAGGCGTTTCATGGCTTCGCGCTTGCCCAGGCCGCGCACGGCGACCCACTGCGCGAGCTGCTTCTGCCGGGGCTTGGACTTGCCGGCTTCCCAGTTATAGATCGTCAAGCCGGTCACGCCG
Protein-coding regions in this window:
- a CDS encoding glucosamine-6-phosphate deaminase — its product is MRITITDTPLHLGQAAASKAIAHIETALAARGKANIIVATGASQFATLDHLTKSMSIDWSRVTGFHLDEYLGLPMSHPASFRGYLKHRFVDRVPLAAFHYINGDASDPLAECERAGKLLRAHPIDVALVGIGENAHLAFNDPPANFDTDEPYIIVDLDEACRKQQLGEGWFPTLADVPTRAISMSVTWIMKAAAIVCSVPDERKAEAVQRSVEGPVSPRTPASILQRHANLDLYLDRAAASRLTKRQ
- the thpR gene encoding RNA 2',3'-cyclic phosphodiesterase, which encodes MEFHVKRCFVALPLDAITRADMGDVLRGLDIEGMRPTGLENLHITVKFLGDVEDPDLPGVIEAVREAIRGVGRFELAAERLLYLPDARRPRVLAAEMDRPETVMRLYDQIEDAMEAVGFRREGRAYRPHVTLGRFRKPPRHVPDVSMVLTEPVICEVERVVLMESVLERGGAVYAELASFDL
- a CDS encoding sugar kinase; translated protein: MMSLIVTGSIGIDTVITPTGRAENVLGGSCVYFAAAAIFFTPVRLVAAVGEDFPAEHMNVFKHFKIDTAGLEKRAGARTFRWTGEYQENMNDRDTLAVELNVLAESLPPVPDRFRDSKFIFLANTHPLGQMALLENFPNAELVVADTMDLWINTARDELGALMKKLDGLVLNDSEAKLLTGQSNMVVASQKIVEMGPKFVVIKKGEHGCLLNHTDGVAVLHAYPAANVIDPTGAGDSFAGGMMGYLASTGRVDLPAIKRALAYGTIVASYNIESFTLDRLMEISRADIDHRLKEFADIVRFDG
- a CDS encoding EVE domain-containing protein; this translates as MNYWLIKTEPGAWSWDDQVAAPKKTTNWSGVRNAQAAINLRAMKKGDRCLFYHSVTDKAVVGIVEVAKTAYPDPGDEAGKAVQVDVKAVMPFAEPVTLAAIKGEKSLANIALIRQSRLSVMPLDAAQYETICQMGKTS